A genomic region of Gossypium hirsutum isolate 1008001.06 chromosome D01, Gossypium_hirsutum_v2.1, whole genome shotgun sequence contains the following coding sequences:
- the LOC107928869 gene encoding uncharacterized protein — MAGVVKQLLARPIQVADMVTKAADEAQSFKQDCQEIKGKTEKLAGLLRQVARASNDIYERPTRRIVDETEQVLDKALTLVLKCGATGFLGRLFTIIPAAAFRKLSMQLENSIGDVSWLLAVSGDNRDDEYLGLPPIAANEPILCLIWEQIANLYTGTLEERADASASLVSLARDNDRYGKLIIEEGGVVPLLKLAKEGNLEGQENAARAIGLLGRDAESVEQIVNAGVCAVFAKILKEGQMKVQSIVAWAVSELAAHHPKCQDHFSQNNIIRFLVSHIAFETVEEHSKYTIVNKQGVSSIHSVLVASKGPDSHKKEETESNINRSLGNRAAPTQMQNVVANTLKGKNPTPPQPNNQANHPKGGQQVPHAKSNHHPRHVSISGTSIKGREFEDPATKAQMKAMAARALWQLCKGNLSICRSITESRALLCLAILLEKSTDDVKYYSAMALVEITAVAEQNADLRRSSFKPTSPAARAVVDQLLKIIEKTDTELLVPCIKTIGHLARTFRATETRIVTPLVKLLDETEPEVSMEAVMALNKFATPKNFLHVNHSKAIVEAGGVKHLIQLVYFGEQMVQFPSLTLLCYIAYNIPDSEVLAQDEVLIVLEWASKQAHLSGDPDIDDLLPEAKSRLELYQSRGKRFH, encoded by the coding sequence ATGGCGGGCGTAGTGAAACAACTGTTAGCGAGGCCAATACAAGTGGCGGATATGGTGACAAAGGCGGCGGATGAAGCACAATCGTTCAAACAAGATTGTCAAGAGATTAAAGGTAAGACCGAAAAGTTAGCCGGCTTACTCCGGCAAGTTGCACGAGCGAGCAACGACATTTACGAACGGCCGACACGTAGAATCGTCGATGAAACCGAACAAGTCCTCGACAAGGCCTTAACTCTTGTCCTAAAGTGTGGTGCAACCGGTTTTCTGGGACGACTTTTCACCATTATCCCAGCCGCGGCCTTTAGGAAACTATCGATGCAACTTGAGAATTCTATCGGGGATGTTTCGTGGCTTTTGGCCGTGTCGGGAGATAATCGTGATGATGAATATCTCGGTCTTCCTCCCATTGCAGCGAACGAACCGATTTTATGTCTTATATGGGAACAAATAGCTAATCTTTATACAGGTACGTTAGAAGAACGGGCCGATGCTTCGGCTTCCTTAGTGTCTTTGGCTCGGGATAATGATCGATACGGTAAGTTGATTATCGAGGAAGGTGGGGTAGTTCCTTTATTGAAATTGGCTAAGGAAGGGAATCTCGAGGGTCAAGAGAATGCGGCAAGGGCGATTGGGTTGCTCGGACGTGACGCGGAAAGTGTCGAACAGATTGTAAATGCTGGAGTTTGTGCAGTGTTTGCGAAAATCCTCAAAGAAGGTCAAATGAAAGTTCAATCTATTGTGGCTTGGGCCGTATCGGAATTAGCTGCTCATCACCCTAAATGCCAAGACCATTTCTCACAAAACAATATAATTCGGTTTCTCGTAAGCCATATTGCTTTCGAGACCGTCGAGGAACATAGTAAGTATACGATTGTGAACAAACAAGGGGTGTCCTCGATTCATTCGGTTCTCGTAGCTAGTAAGGGCCCCGATTCTCATAAGAAAGAGGAAACCGAGAGTAATATAAATCGTTCGTTGGGGAACCGAGCCGCACCTACCCAAATGCAAAATGTGGTTGCCAATACTTTGAAAGGGAAGAACCCGACACCACCACAACCGAACAATCAAGCTAACCATCCCAAAGGCGGCCAACAAGTCCCGCACGCTAAATCGAACCACCATCCGCGCCATGTTTCGATATCTGGTACTAGCATTAAAGGAAGAGAATTCGAAGACCCGGCCACTAAAGCACAAATGAAAGCAATGGCAGCCAGGGCTTTGTGGCAACTTTGCAAGGGAAACCTCTCGATATGTCGTAGCATAACTGAATCGAGAGCTTTATTGTGTTTGGCGATTCTATTAGAAAAAAGCACGGACGACGTTAAATACTACTCGGCCATGGCGTTAGTGGAAATCACGGCTGTTGCAGAACAAAACGCAGACTTGAGACGCTCATCTTTCAAACCAACTTCACCAGCAGCCAGGGCCGTCGTCGAtcaattactcaaaattatcgaAAAAACTGACACGGAACTCCTCGTCCCATGCATCAAAACAATCGGGCACCTAGCGAGGACCTTCCGAGCTACCGAAACAAGGATTGTCACACCGTTAGTGAAACTACTTGACGAAACTGAACCCGAGGTTTCAATGGAAGCCGTCATGGCACTTAACAAATTCGCCACACCAAAAAATTTCCTCCACGTTAACCATTCGAAAGCGATCGTTGAAGCCGGCGGGGTGAAAcatttgattcaattggtttatTTTGGAGAACAAATGGTGCAGTTCCCGTCGTTGACACTTCTTTGTTACATTGCTTACAATATACCCGACAGTGAAGTTCTTGCCCAAGATGAAGTGCTTATAGTACTTGAATGGGCATCGAAACAAGCTCATTTATCGGGAGATCCCGACATTGATGATTTATTACCAGAAGCTAAAAGTCGATTGGAACTGTATCAATCGAGAGGTAAAAGATTCCATTAA
- the LOC107928785 gene encoding protein DMR6-LIKE OXYGENASE 1 has product MENLAILLLVIFLVAMPMAYCVKEGAEEVDEWFDKLPYAKQKVTKLHFFFHDRFAGKHNRTAVRVAHGPETDKSPTSFGLVFIMDDPLTERMNPTSKELGRAQGLYAFSGQDELSLLMSFNLVFTTGEFNGSTLTVLGRNPAVPHREMPIVGGSGVFRMARGVASAKLRSFNMTTVSMGEVDQAFIQSIEHRANLDNIEIEGIPLIDLSLSHTTDINLLVSEIGNACKNWGFFQVINHGVPWKLLEKIKVAAKAFFDQPVEEKRKVKRDEVNAMGYHESEHTKNVRDWKEVFDFLIKDPSFLPASPETEDDEIRTLSNQWPETPPQFREVCQTYAREVEKLGYKLLELISLSLGLPSNRLNGYFEDHTTMMRLNHYPPCPCPELALGVGRHKDAGALTIVAQDDVGGLQVRRKSDDVWVPVKPTPNALVINVGDTIQVWSNEAYESMEHRVVVNSERERFSIPVFFFPSHYVMVKPLEELVNEGNPPKYKPYNFGKFFVARNRSDYKKLEVQNIQISDFKII; this is encoded by the exons atggaaaatCTGGCTATTCTACTACTAGTGATTTTCTTGGTAGCCATGCCAATGGCGTATTGCGTCAAAGAAGGTGCCGAGGAAGTAGATGAATGGTTCGACAAGCTTCCATACGCAAAACAAAAGGTTACTAAGCTCCATTTCTTCTTCCACGACAGATTTGCTGGAAAACACAACAGAACCGCCGTCCGGGTCGCCCACGGACCGGAGACCGACAAATCACCAACCTCATTTGGTCTCGTTTTCATCATGGATGACCCATTAACAGAAAGGATGAATCCGACATCCAAAGAGTTGGGTCGAGCTCAAGGGCTGTACGCATTTTCTGGGCAAGACGAACTGAGCCTGTTGATGTCGTTTAACTTGGTGTTTACCACCGGCGAGTTCAACGGCAGCACTCTTACTGTACTTGGGAGGAATCCGGCGGTTCCCCACCGTGAGATGCCTATTGTAGGTGGTTCAGGCGTTTTCCGAATGGCTCGTGGGGTGGCGTCGGCTAAGTTACGGTCGTTTAATATGACTACCG TCTCCATGGGAGAAGTGGATCAAGCTTTCATTCAATCCATCGAACACCGAGCCAACCTCGATAACATCGAAATCGAAGGAATCCCATTAATCGATCTTTCACTATCCCACACTACAGACATCAACCTACTCGTTTCAGAGATAGGAAACGCTTGCAAAAACTGGGGTTTTTTTCAAGTGATCAACCATGGGGTGCCTTGGAAATTGCTCGAAAAGATTAAGGTAGCAGCTAAAGCATTCTTCGATCAACCCGTAGAGGAAAAACGTAAGGTTAAACGAGATGAAGTGAATGCTATGGGGTACCATGAAAGCGAGCATACTAAGAACGTTAGAGACTGGAAAGAGGTGTTTGATTTCTTGATAAAAGACCCTTCTTTTTTACCAGCTTCGCCTGAGACTGAGGATGATGAAATAAGGACGTTGAGTAATCAGTGGCCTGAGACTCCTCCTCAGTTTAG GGAAGTATGCCAGACGTATGCAAGAGAGGTTGAAAAGCTAGGTTACAAGCTATTGGAACTCATCTCTTTGAGCTTAGGCTTGCCATCTAATAGGCTCAATGGCTACTTTGAAGACCATACAACCATGATGAGACTTAATCACTATCCTCCATGCCCTTGCCCTGAGCTAGCACTCGGCGTAGGTCGACACAAGGATGCCGGTGCTTTAACCATCGTTGCTCAAGATGATGTCGGAGGATTACAAGTGAGGAGAAAATCGGACGATGTATGGGTTCCTGTTAAACCGACCCCAAATGCTTTGGTCATCAATGTTGGTGATACTATTCAG GTTTGGAGCAACGAAGCTTACGAGAGCATGGAGCATAGGGTGGTGGTGAACTCGGAACGGGAAAGGTTTTCGATTCCAGTCTTCTTTTTCCCTTCTCACTACGTGATGGTGAAGCCATTGGAGGAGCTTGTGAACGAGGGAAACCCACCCAAATATAAACCATACAACTTTGGAAAGTTCTTTGTGGCTAGAAACCGCAGTGATTATAAGAAACTTGAGGTCCAAAACATCCAGATAAGTGATTTTAAGATCATCTAA